The DNA segment CTCTGCTCACTCTGAGCAGCTCACAAGGAGAGGCTTTATATTACTCCCGCATAAGTCAAACTTTACTGGTCCCCCAGCAGAGCTGGGGGGGGTCTCATTGGACTAAGTTGACCCTCAATACAATGACTGAATACCACAGAGTCCCTCTCGTTTTAGTTTTCTCCTCACCACCTCCAGAGACCACCCCTCCCTGTTCGCTTCAGAGAGTGAACCAGCAACTCTCCGCGTCCAGACATATCCCCATGGAAGGCGCATCTCCCCACTGCCGTCGCTAATGCCCTGAATCGCCACTAAACAGCAGCGACAATACGCAACAGAAAAGTAGGGGAGCAAAAATGGTTCATCCGGCTAAAGCATACTTCGCTTGAGGAATTCTCATGATCCTGAGCTTGAAGAACTCGGTGTCTCGATAGCCGTAGGCTTGTCGTTTCAGCGTCTTGATCTTGTTGTTCGTCCCTTCGATTGGGCCTGACAAGATGGGGTGATCGTAGTAAGGATGTCGAAATAAGATGCGGCAAGCGTCCTCGTCATGCCCCGAAAAGGGCGTATCTCGGAGGTTTCGGCCTTGACGATCAAGTCGTTGATGACCTTCTCTGCCATCTCCTTGTCCGACTAGGACCAGAGTTGCCGCAAGTCCTCTTTTAGATAGTAGGCTATCGCCGAAGGTTTGTTCAGTCGCAGCGCTCCGTTTCATCGTAGCTTTCATCCAGAATTTTCGTTTTTTCAGAAAAATCCACCGAGCCACTTTGATCTCCTTCCTTTCAAGTGGCGAGGCGAGTTTCCGGAAGAGCTGGTGACGTATCTGTGTAATCTTTTCATTCATCAGCTTGACCACATGAAACCAGTCAAACACGATAGCCGTATTCGACAGGTTCTCCATGAATGCGCTGATAAAACTGGCGTTCACGTTCTTCGCCACAGCCGTAATCTTGGCTCTCGTCTTCTTGAGGCGTTCCCAGAACGGGAGGAGTGTTTCACGGCTTCGACCTTCGCCGCCAAAAACGACTGCGCCGTTTTCAAGGTCCATAACTAATGTCAAAGACTTTTGCCCCTTGCGGACACTGATTTCGTTGATGGCGACATACTTGAGCTCCCCCGGATAGGGCTTTGAAAAGCGGTGAACCAAATATCGTTTGAAGATTGATTTGATGGTATCCCACCCAATGCCGAGCAGGTCGGGCACATCTTGTATTGTCATCTTTTTTGCCAGGGCGAGAGCATATCACTCAAAAGCTTTCGTATACCAGTTCCTGGAGTCGGCGATCTGAATGTGATCAAGCGAATGATGTTTCTGAAATGGCAGCAAGGGCAACGAATCAAGTCATCCTTGGACTGTACGTTCTGGATGATATTGCCTGTGATGAAATTCTGCCGCGTGGTCGCAACCTCGCAGGCCGAGCGCATGGTAGATGAAACTCGTGAACATGGAGATTCATCCCTCCGTTGGTTGGTGATGCTTCCAATGGTTGGACGCTATGTCCTTTCATTTTGTCAAAAGTACACTTGAAATGGATGAACCACAAAAAGGCAGAGGAGCAGAGTGTTTTTTACGGAATGAGTTATTCAAGCAATTTCAGCAAAGTTTGAGACCTGAGAGTGCTTCATGGTGCTAATATCTTGTTCAGGATGTGAAAATCTACGTAGAAAATTGATAATTAATTTATCTGATATTTCAGGATGGTGAGTACCAGCATGATTTTATGATGTCATCGATCATTTTACAATTCCTTACTGATGGTTATTTTATAAAGAATGAAGAAGTTAAAAAAACTGGCTGACTATGGAGCTTTATTTAACTGTTCATAGGATTTTATAATTCAATGCTCAGCCAGTATTCGTATCGAATTAAGCCCAATGCTTTTAATATGGGAGGATAGGATGAATAATTTAGCTCTTGTGCCGAACGTTATCCCTATTCATTCTAGAGAAATGACCAAGGACAGACTTAAGTCGGCTGTGGGAAAAGTGCTAGCAAATGTTGGATTTCAGAATTTGGATGTCAACCAAGTTGCCCATGAAGCAGGTCTTGATAGAAAATTGATATATCAATATTTTGGGGGACTTCAGGGACTCGTTTATGAGTATGGTCAGACACAGGATTTTTGGCCAGATGTAGAAGAACTGCTCGGAGATGAACAAGATGTTATTTCTAGTTTACCACCACATGAGGTCATGGCCCTTT comes from the Pseudodesulfovibrio piezophilus C1TLV30 genome and includes:
- a CDS encoding ISL3 family transposase; amino-acid sequence: MTIQDVPDLLGIGWDTIKSIFKRYLVHRFSKPYPGELKYVAINEISVRKGQKSLTLVMDLENGAVVFGGEGRSRETLLPFWERLKKTRAKITAVAKNVNASFISAFMENLSNTAIVFDWFHVVKLMNEKITQIRHQLFRKLASPLERKEIKVARWIFLKKRKFWMKATMKRSAATEQTFGDSLLSKRGLAATLVLVGQGDGREGHQRLDRQGRNLRDTPFSGHDEDACRILFRHPYYDHPILSGPIEGTNNKIKTLKRQAYGYRDTEFFKLRIMRIPQAKYALAG